A region of the Ferrimicrobium acidiphilum DSM 19497 genome:
GTTTGGTCAGTCGCGACGACATATCTTTGATGGTGGACCGTGCGGCTCGGTTGGCATAGGCAGCCACGTGAAACGCCATTAACAGGAACCAGACAACCGAGAGTAGGAAGTGAGCTGGCGCGAGGAAGGTTGCCGAGAAAGATGTGGGCCCGGCTACGTCAAGTTCAACGCCACTCCCGATTACCAGGACCGTCGTGACGACTAAGAAGGGGGCCAGGATGCGGAGCGGGAACCAGGGAACGCCAGCTTTCAGATAGCGCTCGTCTCCACGATAGTAGCCGATGAAGCGCAATGAACTGTAGGTAAGTTTACCGACGATGAGTGGTACAGCAATTAGGCCAACGCCGATATGCCAGGCAACGGCGTGCGACATGATCGGTACGGTGAGCACCTCGATCAGGAAAACAATGACAAGGGCGGTTCCAAACAACGCGCTGCCGCGTGACAGGTTGACGATGCGTTGATCTGCATGTTTGCGCTCGGTATCAAGCTCGCGTTGTTCTGCTTGAGGGATGAGGCTGTCGAAGAGTGACTCTCCCTGCATGTCTTCCGGGCGCATCATGAGATTTGCTGATCCAACCTACCCCCATAAGGTGACCCTAAACCGGTGCACGGGTTCCAACCAGGACCGGCGTCGTAGGCGCCGTTATTGCCCTTGACGATATTGAAGAAGGCAGGAGCCTTGGTGGTGCGCGTTGATTGTTCGAGAGGATACCACGCCGGCTGCACGAACCCCGGACGTGCTGTTGTGGCGATAGCAAGTTGAACGATGAGTCCGGCCATTAGAGGGGCGACGGCGCTGGTTCCACCGACAACCATGGCCGTGCCGTCAACGAGAATCTGGTAACCAGTTTGTGGATCGGCGTTGCCTGCGACATCCGGCACGCCCCTGCCGATAGAACCCCCAGGATTGATGGACGGGGGAACGTTGGCGTGTGCCTGATAGTTGGGTAGTGGAAAGAAGGAACTCACGCCGCCGCCTGTTGCGCCGTCACCGATCGCAATGTCGTTCCAGACGGTCTGAGCTGCTATCGCCCCAGTGCTGGTCAGGTCGAGGTGGGTTCCACCGCACGCTAAGGCATTGGGGGCTGAGGCTGGGAAGTCGACATGAGCGAGTCCATCAGTAAGTCCGTCGGAGGAACCGTTGTCGCCAGCAGCAACGGTTACGGTGATGCCCCTGGCGGTAGCGTCTGCAATCACGGACTGCATCAGTGAAAGAGAACTTTTCGACCAGGTGGATTCGGGTCCACCCCAGCTGATCGAGATTGCGTCTGGCATCGGGCCGCCGGGTGCACTCGCCTCTGACACGGCGTCTATGAACCCGCGATCGGTGTTTGGGGCAAAGTAGACGTCGATTGTCACTCCTGGAGCGACTGATCCCAGAACCTCGATATCTAGCATGACTTCGGCATCGGCAGAATTGGCGGTAGTAGGGTCGTTAACGCCTCCGTTGACACTGATGGCGGTGACGACTGGGACTGGCAAGCTCTGAGTTGTGAAGTAATTGGTCACGTCAGCTTGGCGAAAGCCGCCTCCCAGTTCTATGAGGGCTACTGAGTGGCCGACGGCAGATGCAGAAGGGAAGTCGTAAGCCTTGGCGACTTGGGTGGGTAGGTAGCTGAGTGCCGGTTTTGTGGCGGGGCGAAAGCGTGGACGGGCTTGAACTGCTGAGTCGAGGCCGAGGATCGCTGTGACGATCGAGAGGGCGGGAGGCAGCACCGGCTCTTGGTCCGGGGCAAAGAAGTTGCCGAGTTCGCTATCAACAAATTCAGTGAGACCGATCCCGAGGAGGGCGTTAAGCGCCTCCACACTCGCTCGAAGACTCAGGTGGTGTCTGAGCGGACTCTCGGTAGTGACCTCGACACCATGACTTTGAAGGTAGGAACGCAATTGTGCGTATTCTGATTCGGTGGCAGATGGCTCATAATAGAGGCTAACCTCCACCGAGTCTCCATTCGGTTTCGAACCGATGGCAGTCGCAGTTTCATGGCGACGTAGAATGCTCTCCATGGTTTCCCCTCGTTAGTTGGCACACCCTACCGCCGACAGTGCCGCTGGCAGGTAATCACTTAACAGTGTAGTGGAGAGGGCTCGAGCCTGCCCGAGGTGTTCTAAGAGGTCGGAAACCTAATGACAGAGCCTTCGTGGATGTTCTCGCAGCTGTTGCCGGATCTGCTCAGTATCGATACCATGCCGATGCCATCGGAAAAACGATAGGTCGTAGCTGGAGATGGGACGAAGGCTGGTTGGCCTGGGGAGCATGCGTCTGCCAGTTGCAAGATATCAGTTGGCTGCGAGTTGAAGAACTGAGGTACGTAGCCCCATTGCGAGCTGAGAGCGTACAGGATTGTGGCTCCTGTCGTGATGGTGAATCGCGACAGTGTGCTTGCCGCAACGCTAATCGACCCTTTCCCAAGACTGGTGGTACTCTCCGCAAGTTCGTGAGAGAGGGTGAGCGTGGTGTCTTCTACTGGAGTTATGGCCGTAAGCTTGCCGTTTGACCCTTGAGCAATTTTTAGCGATCCATCGAGGACGATGACAGCCCGTACTTGGTGGTGAGCCACTGTGGTGGGGAAGTTCCAACCACTCTCGGAGAGATGTTGGCCAAGAAACTGCGTTGGACCAGCAAAAATGACGATCTCAGGTGGATTCTGGCTAGTAAATGCATATTGCTTGGATAGTGGGATGGACCCCGGACATATGGTACCAGTTGCAAGCGCCGCTGAACTGACCAGTTGGGAAAGCGAATGTACACGCAGACGAGTGCCGACAACGGCGCAGCTAGTCAATCGGAGTGGGGCTACTCCGTATGTGGCCAGGAGGTGCCACCAACCGCTGGAGTTGAATACATGAAAGGCTGTGAGCTCGTTCGCGGCCTGTGCTCGGCCAAGTGGAGTTCGCCAATAGGATCCGAGGAAGATGGCGTCGATGCGGGGATGGTGGTCGACCGATGGACGAGACGGTGTCAACTGGTAATGCCATGTCGTCTGTCCGATCGCAAGCATTACTATTCCTATCGTCAGTCCAAGAACACCGGTGCCGACCCCATTTGACAAAGCTCGAGATCGCCTGCGAAGGCTGATCACGGTTATAATCACGACAACGTCCACCGTCAACCAGGCATACCAGTTGACCAAAAATGCAGGAGCCACAAGCAAACAGAACTGGACAATGATACTTGTAATACCTACAGCAGTAGCGATTCCTAGTAACCAGAGGAGAGCGCAGGCGACGACTCGTCTCCAATGGATGCGATCGCACAGATGCCGCTTCTCGCGACTGTCTCTATGAGCGGCATGAACCACAGCTCTACTCTAGGCGCCAGGATTGACTATGCCATTTCTACTGATTCAGCGCGACTGAAGTGAGCATGCTTATAACGGCAAAAGTTTTGGAATATGTGACCTAGATTGAGGTAATCTGAAGATACCGTATGGGGTATGTGCAGAGCAGTAACGTGTAAGCAGTGTAAGAAGCCAACTTGGGCAGGTTGTGGCGCCCATATCGAGCAGGTGTTGGGACATATTCCAAAGTCGGAACGTTGCCAATGTGCAGTGAGTGCGGCCAAATCCGAGGCCAGGCCGCGCCGCTTCTTCGGGCGTTGATTGTTGGGATCTCTGGAGCTGGTGGATGGGAACCACCGGTATCTTTAGAGGACAATCAACGGATTTAGTCATCCGCTGAGGTTCAGAATCCACGTGTCGTTGAGGTATCCGTTGGCATCTTTGCCCCCGAACAGGACGATCTGACCCTTCATTGAATCATAGGTTATGCAGGCTCCCTGTCTGGGTGAAGGTGATATCGGAGGATGGATCTCTTGCCAGTTCTCACCGTCGAAGATCCAGGTGTCGCCAAGGTGTTGAGGTTTTCCTTCGCCGCCATGACCACCAAAGAGGATCACCGTACCGCTGAGGCGGTCATGGGCCAACATCGCCTTCGATCGAGGTGAAGGTGATATCGGAGGATGGATCTCTTGCCAGTTCTCACCGTCGAAGATCCAGGTGTCGCCAAGGTGTTGAGGTTTTCCCTCGCCGCCATGACCACCAAAGAGCAGAACACCTCGTTCGTCTGGGCACGATGACATGGCGGCAAACTGACGATGACTGGGTCGAGCCTTCAGGTCGAGTTCCAGCCAGTTCTCACCGTTGAAGATCCAGGTGTCGTCTACAAGTGGAGACTCCCTTCGATCTCGCAGCAAAAACACCCCGATTAGGGTCTTAGGTCCAGCTGCGATACCACCAGAGACGATAACGTGTCCGGATTGGAGATCGGTTGCCATCGCCTGATGGACATAATTGGGATACTGAGATCGCCGTAGCTCTTGCCAGTTCTCGCCGTCGAAGATCCAGGTGTCGCAAAGGTTCTGCTTGGACCACGCTGGCTCACCGGTGAGCGGATTATGGCCACCTGTCCGAGAAAACCTGACTCCAGTGACAAGTACCAGCCGTTCACTACGTGGGCACCAGCACAAGTTGTTGGTCGCTCGGTCTGAGGGGCGCGATGGCGGATCGGCTTCAGTCCAGTCAGCTCCATCAAATATCCAGGTATCACTATGGCCGCCTTGGGAAACATCAAATCCACCAAAGAGGACGACGTTCGCTCGCACTTCGTCAAAGGCGATTGCCGCGCTCGCCCGAGGCGAAGGTGTGTCATTGGTCTCAACTCGAGTCCAGTCTGCGCTCAGGTTCATGGCGATCGCGATACTCTTCTTCCTTGCTCTTTGCCGAGGGTGACGCTTGGCTTTGTTCCAACTGACCTCGAGGCTAGGCTCACGCGCTTCCGCGCAGTAGGCACCCGCAGTGTGTGACTCTAAGGCTCCTATCACCATGGGCGACTCGCGTCGAATCCCGGAATCTTTGGTAACGCTAGTCGCTATCAGAGCAAGGTCTAGCCAGCAGGGATGACTAGCTGCGGCTATCCTTCTGTGCCTGTTGCCCACTGGGTGCTTGCTTCCGGAGTAGTCGGCGCGCCGTCCTGACTATATGAGGCAGTTGGTGCGCTTGCTCGTCTTGATCCATGTTTTCACAAGGTCATCCGCGAGCGGGCGAAGTCTCGCCTTCTAAGAGCCGTTCTGGTTAACACTTGGTGTCGAGCGGGTCAGATCGTTCTTTTCAGCAAAAGTTTGCATAACCAGAACACTGGACTGGCTCGAGTCGTTAACTCGGCTAGTGTGGGAATATGGTTACTGAGGTGGCGACGTTTAATGTTCTAGCAGGCCAAGAGGATTCGTTTTATAGTGCCTATCTAGCGGCACGTCCCCACCTGTCACAGTATCCAGGCTGCAGGAGTGCGATCCTCAGTAGGGTAGTCGAACTCCCCTCGACCTTCGTTTTGCGGGTGGAGTGGGATCGGATCGAGGATCATCTTGATGGATTTCGAGCTTCAGATGCCTATGTCGAATGGCGAAAGCTGCTCAGCCCTTTTTTCGATGGAGATCCTTCCGTCATTCACCTTGTTGAGCCGTAATGTTGACTAGATCTGGCGCTCGCAGGCGCGATGATAGTCAGAGCGAACCGAGCACCTTCAGCAATTCACCGATGGTGTGTGGTGCCTCAACGGTGTGGCGCAACGGAAGATCTAAGTTTACCTGGTAATAGTTCCGACGTCCTCTGCGTTCGCGTTCTACATAGCCAGCATTTACCAAGTCTGCGATGATGGCTTGTGTGGCGCGTTCCGTTATACCTACTTTGGTGGCGATATCGCGACCGCGAATCTCAGAATCCTGAGCGATAAGTATTAGCACGTGTCCATGATTCGACAGGAAGGTCCAATGTCGTTGGGTAGTCGGCGTGGGTTCCACGGGAGGATCGTAGCAGGTTTCTCCGAAGTTTTCGCATTATGGCCGGCTGCACAAAAGTCAGACAGCAAGTGAAATACTCGAAGTCGAGAACGTGTGTGGTGATTGTTACGAGAAAGTGTGTCCTGTCGTGACTAGCGTGATGGCTTCCGTTCTGTTGGTGGTCCTCATTGGTAGCTCGTCGTGGCGATGTTATGTCGTGCAATCTGTGCATCCTGGTCTGCTCGATTGGTTGCCATCGCGAATTGGATCTCTGTCGCCTGCTTTGTTATCGCTCTCCCAACTCGACCAGGCAGTCTTGAGTTCGGATTCATGACGATCATGGTGATCCAGTTCGGGCTGAGGTTCACATCGTTAGCGCTGCTTTGGTCTGTCGCCGTCTTGGCCTAGAACCACGTGCGTCCAGAAGCTCGGACGTATGTCACAGCAAACAAGGAGGTCAGATATGACATAGACCGAGCGACAAGCTCACGATAGCTAACCGGTGCGAGTCCGGTCCAAGGAGACGCCAGAGTCCTTGGTAGGGAAGCCTCCGGGTTTGATAGAGATGTCAGGGTCGAAGCGGGGTGGACCAAATGTGCGGTCGCCCAGCATAAAGCGAGTTCTTAAAGCGTCGTAAAGGCTTGAAGCGAAAGCGGGAGTTAGAGGGAGCCGAGTCTGTGTGGTTTTGACGAAGGCCACGGAAGACACCAGGGAATCTGGAGCGGGTGTCGAAGAACCCTCTCGGGCGTCGCGGGAAGTGGAACGTACACAAAGTTGTCGTGGGAACTGGAGAGGCCCTCCTTGGCCCTGGTCAAAGCGGAGACCAGGAGCGAACCTATCTATAACCGGTGCTCCCGGGAAGTGAGAGGCGGCCAAGAGGGAGTCGGAGGGGGTAATAGTAGTGATGACGGCTGGGACAACATAACCCATCCAGAGCAAAGGACCCCTACTTCATCAACGCATGACGTGAAAGAGAGGAACGCTCATGAGTGCTGAGCAATCAGCTAGGACCATAAGACAGGCCGACGGCCTGGACCCCGTTCGAGCTCACAGGCGTGTGCTATATCGCAGTGCCAAGCAGAATCGGACACGTAAGTTCCACGCCCTTTACGACAAGCTCACCCGCTTTGATGTGATGCAAAGGGCCTGGTCGGACGTGGCGAGGAACCAAGGGGCTCCAGGAGTAGACAAGGTGAGTATCACCGACATCTCCTCTAGAGGCCCCGAGTCGATACAAACCTTCCTGGGTGCGCTCACCGAAGAGCTTCGGACCGGTACTTACCGGCCCAAGCCCTT
Encoded here:
- a CDS encoding antibiotic biosynthesis monooxygenase family protein, translated to MVTEVATFNVLAGQEDSFYSAYLAARPHLSQYPGCRSAILSRVVELPSTFVLRVEWDRIEDHLDGFRASDAYVEWRKLLSPFFDGDPSVIHLVEP
- a CDS encoding cytochrome b/b6 domain-containing protein; protein product: MMRPEDMQGESLFDSLIPQAEQRELDTERKHADQRIVNLSRGSALFGTALVIVFLIEVLTVPIMSHAVAWHIGVGLIAVPLIVGKLTYSSLRFIGYYRGDERYLKAGVPWFPLRILAPFLVVTTVLVIGSGVELDVAGPTSFSATFLAPAHFLLSVVWFLLMAFHVAAYANRAARSTIKDMSSRLTKPRPTSSRSRVAIFIATCAIGIVLATQFQGPIRRWEAAFNSPNSTNPSQLTHPPKQYYNPSSLKRGEERQRLHEQLGLHNRKKSG
- a CDS encoding helix-turn-helix transcriptional regulator, whose amino-acid sequence is MEPTPTTQRHWTFLSNHGHVLILIAQDSEIRGRDIATKVGITERATQAIIADLVNAGYVERERRGRRNYYQVNLDLPLRHTVEAPHTIGELLKVLGSL
- a CDS encoding kelch repeat-containing protein codes for the protein MNLSADWTRVETNDTPSPRASAAIAFDEVRANVVLFGGFDVSQGGHSDTWIFDGADWTEADPPSRPSDRATNNLCWCPRSERLVLVTGVRFSRTGGHNPLTGEPAWSKQNLCDTWIFDGENWQELRRSQYPNYVHQAMATDLQSGHVIVSGGIAAGPKTLIGVFLLRDRRESPLVDDTWIFNGENWLELDLKARPSHRQFAAMSSCPDERGVLLFGGHGGEGKPQHLGDTWIFDGENWQEIHPPISPSPRSKAMLAHDRLSGTVILFGGHGGEGKPQHLGDTWIFDGENWQEIHPPISPSPRQGACITYDSMKGQIVLFGGKDANGYLNDTWILNLSG
- a CDS encoding S53 family peptidase, yielding MESILRRHETATAIGSKPNGDSVEVSLYYEPSATESEYAQLRSYLQSHGVEVTTESPLRHHLSLRASVEALNALLGIGLTEFVDSELGNFFAPDQEPVLPPALSIVTAILGLDSAVQARPRFRPATKPALSYLPTQVAKAYDFPSASAVGHSVALIELGGGFRQADVTNYFTTQSLPVPVVTAISVNGGVNDPTTANSADAEVMLDIEVLGSVAPGVTIDVYFAPNTDRGFIDAVSEASAPGGPMPDAISISWGGPESTWSKSSLSLMQSVIADATARGITVTVAAGDNGSSDGLTDGLAHVDFPASAPNALACGGTHLDLTSTGAIAAQTVWNDIAIGDGATGGGVSSFFPLPNYQAHANVPPSINPGGSIGRGVPDVAGNADPQTGYQILVDGTAMVVGGTSAVAPLMAGLIVQLAIATTARPGFVQPAWYPLEQSTRTTKAPAFFNIVKGNNGAYDAGPGWNPCTGLGSPYGGRLDQQIS